CTCTGACATGCCTTTgatttatttctctcaaatgcagCTACTAACACACAAGACCACACATGGCGGATCAGATTCTATTTCAAACGAGTAGGAAATGTACTGTTACACTGAGGGTATAGAAGTATGATCTGGTACGTTTCTGTTGAGAGAACATACCCGGTCAACGTGACAATTCATTCACATACACCAGGTGAATCCACAGCGACTGTACTCCCTACAACTACTATTTTATACCCCAAAATGACTATACTCCCACTGGAAGCTGAAGCACAGCGCAGTCATGACAATGACTAGTGAGACTATGCAAGAGTTGACCGGACATGTCTTAACCATCACTCTCCCCTGTCTCATGCACCCACCCCTGTACTTccaccctctgtcccccctcttccCAAGGGCATTGGCACAGATTGGCACAGCAGCAACAAGCCGCAGGGACAGATCAGAGCGAACTAAGCGTGGTCTCACCTCAGGCAGCGGCATGCCGTTGATGATGAGGTCAGGTTGCTGGGGGCCCTGCCCGCTGGCGAAGGAGTGCTGCTGATAACTGCCGTGGTTGGGTGCAGCATTGCGTGAGTTCTGGTTGTCCACGTTGACGAAGGTGCTCTCGGAGCGCCTGCAGCCCAGCGGCAGGCTCTGCTGGTGGTAGTCGAAGTAGttgagggaggaggtgagagatgaGCAACTCACCACGTTCATCTTGTCCGTCTCCTCCACGTCGCGCGGCACGAGGCGGATGTCGTTCTTGCTCAGCTTCTTCTTCTTGCTCGACTTCTTCTGGCTGCCATATGAGTACTCCGCCACCCTGCGCAAGTAGAAGAAACTGAACAGACTCAATAAAGCAGTGCTCTGTTGTATCTGCCCACAGGCAAACGCCATTCAGTCAGAGACGCCCCGCCCGGCCATGCCAGGGTGCTGACCGAAAGTTCCCATGGTGGTGGCCAGCTCATTGGTGGGCATTCAGGGTAGAGCGAGAGGAGCCATGCTCAAGTCACCCCCAAGCCTGACCGCCTTCCCCATGCCACCAATGGAGCCATCATCCCTCATTTGTTTGCGTTTGCATGCTTGGCACAGTCGACATGTCTCACAAACAACAAGCACACACAATGCAAACATGCCAAACCACAAAagcacacgtacgcacacacagcAACAACAAGACAACAGACAATACTGAAGAGCACCAACCAAATTTTCAATCATATTTAAAGCACAGCCCCACTGCTAACGTTAATTCCCTTTTTTGTTTCATTACCAAGCGAGGCCCACTGGCAATATGGAGTGCAGGAAAACTGTAAAATCAAATTCATTTAGAAACTAGTGTCTGTGGCTGTTCCCTGACTGGAGCAGAGCATTTTGATTCTAATCAGCCTAAATGAGAAAGCCGGAGATTCTTTATTGAAAGGATGCTGCTGATGCTCAGGCTGGAAGAAGACAATTTCCATTCTCCATCCAGGCTTGCAAATTCTTATGAGGGGAAGTTTTATTTTAAGCAGAATCCCTTGAATCCCTCCTGACTTGAGCCTATTCCTCTGAGTTTTTAACATGTCAAACATTTGCATGGACTCCCACTCTCCAACAATCTATTTTTAGCCCCGGTTGGATAGATTGTGTTATTCACTCTTGTTTCTACCATGCATCTAATAAAACTTGAGGCCCTGGTTGCATATGCACATGTCGGACTCCCCCGTCCTTAGTATTTACTGGATGGGTTCTCCTTTTCACTTAAGATGCTTTCCGGGTCTGTTCCTCCCTGCCTTCATTCTGGAAAATAAAATGTCAATAGCAGCCATGGACTCTATCTTTTTCGGGTCATCTTAAAactgttatttctctctctcgcgcacGTGTCTGCTCTCTCGTCtgagtaggggagagaagagactgtGAGGATCAAAAAAGAGAGTGCATCGTTCTGTCATTGTTCTCTCTAGTACTCCTGTGCCCAACATCGAAAAATGGACAGGAAAAATCCTGCCGACTCAAAGAAAATTAGTAATAAATTGCAGATAAGTACTGCATAGGTTTGAGGTGGTAGCTAGCTACTCAGGAGCACTGCACAGCAATATAGATTAAAGTACCCAGCAGGAAGAGGAATTTTATGCCACAAAACAGGATTATTTTAAGGTGAAGGTTAGGTAGTGTTGGGCAGATATTATTTTATTTAGCTTAGTTTTTTGTTTGATTGGTTGGTTGTGTATTTTCCTTACAGAAATAGAGCATTGTGGGTCACATCCAAATGAAAGAGCTTGCTGGGAAATGTAGTAGGCTATGTTTTTCAATGTGGCAATGACAGACATCTTTGGAAAAAAACAACAGCATATAAACGCCCTAAATCCCCTTAAAGTTGGCTTAATAAAATGACTTATGTCCAGAGTCCTTTGCTTCACTCTCTAAGAGCATTGTTTTTTTTTCAGAAAACAAACAGATGTTTTTATTCCAATGTCATTCATtactgtctgtgtgctgtttgtGTTGACAACAATGTAACTTTGAAACTAGAAGCTATGTGACATAACAAGTGAGGCCCTAGGGGTGCTATCCATACCGTACATAGAGTATTGAATGTAAAAGTGATCTCCTACTATGTGAACCCCTAATCAAATCTACATCTCTGAAGAATAAGGATTGGGAAAACATGATGCAAATCCATGAGTGCTTTAGATTTTAAATCAACAGTGACCAATATGAACCATAATCCATGATCATGTGTGCCTAAGAAAGTCCACACTTTTTTTGAAAAATAAAGTTGTCTGCACACCTTAAGTATTTATAGGTGAATAAAGGAAAATAAAGTACAACACAATGTCCATTCTTGTAGGCTATGCTTCACAGCAggggttcccaacctttttttcGCAAGGGTCCCCTCAATAATTATTGTTAATTGAGATAGCCTATATTAAATACAACACTAATTTGGTTTAATTTGAGGAACCTAGGAAAATGTTGTTTTGaaactaatttcctgcaattctacatagtTTAACATGACCCGTGACATATTTTAGGAAGGTTATTTAATGattataataataacaaataaGGAAAATAAGTATAGACCCGATTTCCCCAAATATTATTCTATTAACAGATGTGTTTTATAATTTTTATGAACCCTCAACTTAATTTTATCTATTCTCTTTGACAGAAAGTGATTTGatcaattgatagtgacagaGCCATTGTATAAAATGACTTCCCAAGCATAGTCCAATTTCTTTGACTCCTGGACTTTAGAAGGTCATAGCTCAGCTTCTGATTGTCATAGAGACAAACCAATACTCCCATGTGCATCAGAGTCCCATCTTCCACTGGcattttacagcttgtttctagcCTAAAGCATTGCAGATTTATGCGTAGTTTTAGATCAAGGAAGGTCAAGGAAGGTCCAGAGCATCCCATGAAACGTTGGCGCCACGTTTGGGGGGCATGCCCCCTGAGTTGGGAACCCCTGCTTCACAGTGTGTTTAATGGATCTCAACCCAACATTTTTGTCAACAGTCCTTTATCTGCTAGAGCTGACTGAGAGATGTGCATTTGCCTTACTTTATGGAAGAACCATACAAGGTCAGACAATTGCCACACGTTTGAAACGGCCTGATGTAGCAGCACAACTAAAATGCTGTTCAGAGTAAAATATGAAATATGATAATAGCTTCAGGTTAAATCCACAAATGCAATTTGGACGTTTTAAGTGGTAATGTATCACTAGGAGATCAAAGTGGGAGCTGATGCTTTTTACAGAAGAAAATCATATGTTTATTATGATGATCAAGATAATAATGTGCTACATAATAATGTATGTCTCCTTCAGAGGCATAGTGGGTTCAAAGGTGGATGACATTAGTTTTAGTAGTAGATCCCTCAAGCAattaattgtattattattatcatcattgaGTTTATCATTGTGATTAGTAACAGTAATATTGATAATGATAATTATTACGTCATCGTTCTCACAGAATGGTAGGGTATGCTGTCTCCTTTAGAACATCCATTTGAACCCTTGGGAATAACATGCGCCATAAATGCAATTAGCTGTAAAATTCAGATAATTGTCCGAATCTAGCCAAGATTATTAGTCCTAGGTAATGGTGAggatttgcaaaaaaaaaaggaGTAAGCCAAGGACACTTGGTCAAGGAGTCCATAAGCCATTTTTGCTTACCAATTCGGAGCACCTGCATTCCTTAATAGCGCCTAACATTCGGGCCCTTGGACATGCACTAGATATACAGCTACGTGCACTCAGTACCAGCCtgaactcactcactctctcacacacacacacacacacacacacacacacacacacacacacacacacacacacacacacacacacacacacacacacacacacacacacacacacacacacacacacacacacacacacacacacacacacacacacacacacacacacacacacacacacacacacacacacacacacacacacacaacaattatGCGCACCACTGAATGGGTACCAAAATGCGTACATGTAGGCCTATATGGGGGAATAAAATAAAACAACAGGCCTATAACCATGACCGACTGAAACACCAAACTAATGAGATGGATATGAAGGGGCTGTTTTCAGTACCTGCAGTTGTACGTTCGGATCTCCTTGTTATCCCTTTTGCACTTTACTGCCACAAAAATCATAGTGACAAAGAGGATAGCAGCAATAGAGCCCAGGGCAATGATGAAGATCAACGACAGGTTTACGGGTCCAATAGATTCCTGAGCGTTCAGGTCCGGTGAGAGGTAAACTACAATGTATGCCGAGGCCGACAACGACGGTTTCCCGTGGTCGCGTGCCACCACTGTGATCTCGTAGGTCGACTTGACCTGCTCTCCGAACATCTTGGTGGACCGCACCTCTCCATTCACTTGGTCTATCTCAAAGAAAAGCCTGTCCCCCTCCGAGATGGTATAGGTCAGCCTTCCATTCTCCCCCTCGTCATAGTCGTCGGCCTTGACTTGGGTCACCAGGTAACCCACTCCTGCATTTCTTGGAATGGATACCTCCGCGGTACCATTTACCAGGGATGGAGTGGTCATAACAGGTGTATTGTCATTCACATCCAAAACGACAATGCGTACCGTCGCGTTACTGGACAAGGACGGATTCCCCTGGTCCCTGGCCAAAACTTTGAAGTCAAATGTCCTAGTGTACTCGTGGTCGAATGATCTCATGGAATAAATACGCCCTGAAGGATTTATGCTGACATATGTGTTTACGTCCATGTGTTTAATCTCACTGGGCACGATGGTGTATGAAACTGTGCCATTCATGCCCAAATCAGGATCTACAGCTGACACAGCCAGCAAACATGATCCAGGAAGGTTGTTTTCTAGGACCATCTCTTGGTAATGTGGTTTTAGAAAGTGGGGAGGGTTATCATTTTCATCTGTGACTTTCACTACAAACGATTTAGTGGCGCGTAAAGGGGGGGTACCACTGTCCTCTGCTTGGATAGTTAGATTGTAcgtgtccctctgctctctgtctagcCTGCCATCAACAAGGATGGTTGAGAAGCTCTCGTATTCCTGGAGCCTGAAAGGAACGTTGCCTTGTAGTCTACACTGGACCTTACCATTCGCGCCCGCGTCTTTGTCTGAGACCCTCACTAATGCAATAACGTATCCACGAGGCGCGTTCTCACTAACTTCAATCAGCTCCGTGTTCACGGACAATAAACTAATGACAGGTGGGTTATCGTTCGCATCCATCACATTGACAGTGACTTTACAATGAGCCGGAATAGAATTGGGACCTAAATCTTTGGCTTGGACATCAATCTCGTAAATATGGGTTACTTCATAATCCAAAGGGCCATTTACAGTGATAATACCggttctagggtcaattttaaaTACGTCTCTCGTTTTCTCGGTGACGTAACTGTTAAACGAGTACACAACCTCACCATTAGTTCCCTCGTCAGGGTCCGTTGCATTCAAGTCAATTACAAGTGTATTAATAGGAGAATTCTCCATCACGTTCACTGTATACACAGGCTGGTCAAAAACGGGATTATTATCATTTGAATCTATTACTTTAACATTGAGCTGGACTGCGCCAATCTTTGGGGGGTCTCCACCGTCTTCTGCACTGATTTCGTATGAATAGTGAGACTGAGTCTCCCGATCTAAAGATTTTTGAACTACGAGCTCGGCAATCTTGGACCCGTCCCCCCTAGTCTTAATCTCCAGCCCGAAGAGCTCATTCGGGGTGATCGAATATGATTGCACACCGAAGATCCCCGAGTCCGGATCGCTTGCCCCCTCTAGGGGGAACCTGGTACCAGGGGAGGCGTTCTCTGAGATTTCAATGTCAATGTGGTTTGTGGGGAATCTGGGCGCATTATCGTTCAAATCCACAATTTCAACTTTAATGACACATATCTCCATAGAGTTTGACATCACCTCCAGAGAGACAGTGCACTTCGCCGTCTGTCGGCAAGCCACGTCCCGGTCTATTTTCTGATGTGTGAGGAGAAGTCCAGCCGGGCTGAGTTCCACCCATCGCGGCTCTGAATTCGAGATGACCCGCAAGTACGGCGCTCGCGGTGCAATGGCAAATCCTTGCGTTTGTGCGTCCTTTGTCACGTTTCCAATGATATACCCAGCTTTCTGCTCTTCGTTTATCGAGTATTTCAAATTAATAACAGAATCAACCCCAGTCCAGCATAAAATAACTATCCAAATAATTTGTATAAAATCCATCTCCCTGGCGTACATTGTACCTGTTGATTTTCCTTATATTTAATTGGGACCTTGTATGATCACGCACACCTATGCATGTCAGAGATAACGGGAAAAAATCATCCAGTTATCTCATCGAAAAGTTATCCAGGGAATACGTTTTGATAAAAGAAAAGGCTCGTATATGACATAAATGTTACTTGATTATATCGATACGGTCTACTTCATTGTACTCTTCTGATAAAAACCACATTCTCCAATCTGCTGCAACGCGTGAGATTTTGGGGAGGATAGAGCTTGGAAAACATTCTGAATGATCTCAGAACACTGATTTAACCATGTAAATCTGAGCAGTTCATATCAAGCAACAACTATAGCGATTGACACGATAAACCCAACCATTTCGATGCAGGGTGAAAAACCATGCAAAAAAAGAATAATTTAAAAATCAAAAGGGAGGAACAATCCGATGAACAGGTATATCAAAGGATAACGTTCAATGGAGATTAAATAATTGGCTAAACATTTTCCAGTTAAATTCTTCCCAGCGTCATGATTCCGGTACCAAAACCACAAGGCGCATTTTAGACAAACTGGATTTTACGCATGCGTTCCATTCATTCATATTGACGATTTTTTTCAAGTTGTAATGACTTTTCCTCTTCACTGGGCAATTATATCACACCAGATATCCGATTGAAACGTAAAAATGAATCCGTATTGAGAAAAGCCCTGAATAGCCAAAGTCCAGTTATCGAACGTAGACCAAGGATGCTGTTGTCGGAACTAGTCTTATAATGCTATTAGTGAAGACCACAGTTACCTTTTTATTTCCAGGCAAGCATTTAGaggttttactctctctctcaaagtaTTGTAGCTTATTTTACTAATTAATTTCCTTGGATCGCACACATGGAGACACCGAACACATTCCGCGGCGAGATATGGTCCATATCAAATCCATTGTGAAACTATATAGAGATAAAAGGATATCGTCACAATAAGAAGCAGTTCGTTTTCAAGCTTGCAGCAGAGCAAAATGCATGAAAATATCCGGCCTGAATGAGCTAAAAAGCACCACTCGTTGTCAGTAGGCTGCTAGTTGACTCCAATACGCGCTCCCGGCTCCGCTCGCATCAACAGTACACACTGCCCCAATGCACAGCTCAGCGCCGAGCGCTCAGTCTCAGGACCCGCAATCCCCTCAACCAATCAGAGGTTACACAGGAGGTTTGGATTTGCTGGTGGGTGGGGCAAACTACAGCAACGAAAACTCGGCCGACTACCTGCACACTTGTACAGCTGTAGATGGAATGGGTTAAGTAGTGTTGATATAAATAGGTTACATTTGTTTACTTATCACTCGATG
Above is a genomic segment from Oncorhynchus gorbuscha isolate QuinsamMale2020 ecotype Even-year linkage group LG23, OgorEven_v1.0, whole genome shotgun sequence containing:
- the LOC124010572 gene encoding protocadherin-19-like isoform X6, with protein sequence MYAREMDFIQIIWIVILCWTGVDSVINLKYSINEEQKAGYIIGNVTKDAQTQGFAIAPRAPYLRVISNSEPRWVELSPAGLLLTHQKIDRDVACRQTAKCTVSLEVMSNSMEICVIKVEIVDLNDNAPRFPTNHIDIEISENASPGTRFPLEGASDPDSGIFGVQSYSITPNELFGLEIKTRGDGSKIAELVVQKSLDRETQSHYSYEISAEDGGDPPKIGAVQLNVKVIDSNDNNPVFDQPVYTVNVMENSPINTLVIDLNATDPDEGTNGEVVYSFNSYVTEKTRDVFKIDPRTGIITVNGPLDYEVTHIYEIDVQAKDLGPNSIPAHCKVTVNVMDANDNPPVISLLSVNTELIEVSENAPRGYVIALVRVSDKDAGANGKVQCRLQGNVPFRLQEYESFSTILVDGRLDREQRDTYNLTIQAEDSGTPPLRATKSFVVKVTDENDNPPHFLKPHYQEMVLENNLPGSCLLAVSAVDPDLGMNGTVSYTIVPSEIKHMDVNTYVSINPSGRIYSMRSFDHEYTRTFDFKVLARDQGNPSLSSNATVRIVVLDVNDNTPVMTTPSLVNGTAEVSIPRNAGVGYLVTQVKADDYDEGENGRLTYTISEGDRLFFEIDQVNGEVRSTKMFGEQVKSTYEITVVARDHGKPSLSASAYIVVYLSPDLNAQESIGPVNLSLIFIIALGSIAAILFVTMIFVAVKCKRDNKEIRTYNCRVAEYSYGSQKKSSKKKKLSKNDIRLVPRDVEETDKMNVTDNYIDSSYVNSRAHLIKSTSTFKDLEGNSLKDSGHEESDQTDSEHDVQRGHYIDTAVNDVLNMTVPPNVCQLPDQGRRKDSSEGFHCQDECRILGHSDRCWMPRVPGPARGKSPEHGHPRNNVIALSIEATTVDVPHYEDCGTGTIKRTFATFGKDGPEDPERGELKGNKRTMMESQAYSPKANGGAVREAGNGREAASPITSPVHLKSPLAKAPSGYNTLKCRDAERIANHSMLRQPEGKDSEPAVREINTLLHDSVHLEKESPSSKRLKDIVL
- the LOC124010572 gene encoding protocadherin-19-like isoform X4 — translated: MYAREMDFIQIIWIVILCWTGVDSVINLKYSINEEQKAGYIIGNVTKDAQTQGFAIAPRAPYLRVISNSEPRWVELSPAGLLLTHQKIDRDVACRQTAKCTVSLEVMSNSMEICVIKVEIVDLNDNAPRFPTNHIDIEISENASPGTRFPLEGASDPDSGIFGVQSYSITPNELFGLEIKTRGDGSKIAELVVQKSLDRETQSHYSYEISAEDGGDPPKIGAVQLNVKVIDSNDNNPVFDQPVYTVNVMENSPINTLVIDLNATDPDEGTNGEVVYSFNSYVTEKTRDVFKIDPRTGIITVNGPLDYEVTHIYEIDVQAKDLGPNSIPAHCKVTVNVMDANDNPPVISLLSVNTELIEVSENAPRGYVIALVRVSDKDAGANGKVQCRLQGNVPFRLQEYESFSTILVDGRLDREQRDTYNLTIQAEDSGTPPLRATKSFVVKVTDENDNPPHFLKPHYQEMVLENNLPGSCLLAVSAVDPDLGMNGTVSYTIVPSEIKHMDVNTYVSINPSGRIYSMRSFDHEYTRTFDFKVLARDQGNPSLSSNATVRIVVLDVNDNTPVMTTPSLVNGTAEVSIPRNAGVGYLVTQVKADDYDEGENGRLTYTISEGDRLFFEIDQVNGEVRSTKMFGEQVKSTYEITVVARDHGKPSLSASAYIVVYLSPDLNAQESIGPVNLSLIFIIALGSIAAILFVTMIFVAVKCKRDNKEIRTYNCRVAEYSYGSQKKSSKKKKLSKNDIRLVPRDVEETDKMNVVSCSSLTSSLNYFDYHQQSLPLGCRRSESTFVNVDNQNSRNAAPNHGSYQQHSFASGQGPQQPDLIINGMPLPETDNYIDSSYVNSRAHLIKSTSTFKDLEGNSLKDSGHEESDQTDSEHDVQRGHYIDTAVNDVLNMTVPPNVCQLPDQDSSEGFHCQDECRILGHSDRCWMPRVPGPARGKSPEHGHPRNNVIALSIEATTVDVPHYEDCGTGTIKRTFATFGKDGPEDPERGELKGNKRTMMESQAYSPKANGGAVREAGNGREAASPITSPVHLKSPLAKAPSGYNTLKCRDAERIANHSMLRQPEGKDSEPAVREINTLLHDSVHLEKESPSSKRLKDIVL
- the LOC124010572 gene encoding protocadherin-19-like isoform X2 is translated as MYAREMDFIQIIWIVILCWTGVDSVINLKYSINEEQKAGYIIGNVTKDAQTQGFAIAPRAPYLRVISNSEPRWVELSPAGLLLTHQKIDRDVACRQTAKCTVSLEVMSNSMEICVIKVEIVDLNDNAPRFPTNHIDIEISENASPGTRFPLEGASDPDSGIFGVQSYSITPNELFGLEIKTRGDGSKIAELVVQKSLDRETQSHYSYEISAEDGGDPPKIGAVQLNVKVIDSNDNNPVFDQPVYTVNVMENSPINTLVIDLNATDPDEGTNGEVVYSFNSYVTEKTRDVFKIDPRTGIITVNGPLDYEVTHIYEIDVQAKDLGPNSIPAHCKVTVNVMDANDNPPVISLLSVNTELIEVSENAPRGYVIALVRVSDKDAGANGKVQCRLQGNVPFRLQEYESFSTILVDGRLDREQRDTYNLTIQAEDSGTPPLRATKSFVVKVTDENDNPPHFLKPHYQEMVLENNLPGSCLLAVSAVDPDLGMNGTVSYTIVPSEIKHMDVNTYVSINPSGRIYSMRSFDHEYTRTFDFKVLARDQGNPSLSSNATVRIVVLDVNDNTPVMTTPSLVNGTAEVSIPRNAGVGYLVTQVKADDYDEGENGRLTYTISEGDRLFFEIDQVNGEVRSTKMFGEQVKSTYEITVVARDHGKPSLSASAYIVVYLSPDLNAQESIGPVNLSLIFIIALGSIAAILFVTMIFVAVKCKRDNKEIRTYNCSFFYLRRVAEYSYGSQKKSSKKKKLSKNDIRLVPRDVEETDKMNVVSCSSLTSSLNYFDYHQQSLPLGCRRSESTFVNVDNQNSRNAAPNHGSYQQHSFASGQGPQQPDLIINGMPLPETDNYIDSSYVNSRAHLIKSTSTFKDLEGNSLKDSGHEESDQTDSEHDVQRGHYIDTAVNDVLNMTVPPNVCQLPDQDSSEGFHCQDECRILGHSDRCWMPRVPGPARGKSPEHGHPRNNVIALSIEATTVDVPHYEDCGTGTIKRTFATFGKDGPEDPERGELKGNKRTMMESQAYSPKANGGAVREAGNGREAASPITSPVHLKSPLAKAPSGYNTLKCRDAERIANHSMLRQPEGKDSEPAVREINTLLHDSVHLEKESPSSKRLKDIVL
- the LOC124010572 gene encoding protocadherin-19-like isoform X3, which produces MYAREMDFIQIIWIVILCWTGVDSVINLKYSINEEQKAGYIIGNVTKDAQTQGFAIAPRAPYLRVISNSEPRWVELSPAGLLLTHQKIDRDVACRQTAKCTVSLEVMSNSMEICVIKVEIVDLNDNAPRFPTNHIDIEISENASPGTRFPLEGASDPDSGIFGVQSYSITPNELFGLEIKTRGDGSKIAELVVQKSLDRETQSHYSYEISAEDGGDPPKIGAVQLNVKVIDSNDNNPVFDQPVYTVNVMENSPINTLVIDLNATDPDEGTNGEVVYSFNSYVTEKTRDVFKIDPRTGIITVNGPLDYEVTHIYEIDVQAKDLGPNSIPAHCKVTVNVMDANDNPPVISLLSVNTELIEVSENAPRGYVIALVRVSDKDAGANGKVQCRLQGNVPFRLQEYESFSTILVDGRLDREQRDTYNLTIQAEDSGTPPLRATKSFVVKVTDENDNPPHFLKPHYQEMVLENNLPGSCLLAVSAVDPDLGMNGTVSYTIVPSEIKHMDVNTYVSINPSGRIYSMRSFDHEYTRTFDFKVLARDQGNPSLSSNATVRIVVLDVNDNTPVMTTPSLVNGTAEVSIPRNAGVGYLVTQVKADDYDEGENGRLTYTISEGDRLFFEIDQVNGEVRSTKMFGEQVKSTYEITVVARDHGKPSLSASAYIVVYLSPDLNAQESIGPVNLSLIFIIALGSIAAILFVTMIFVAVKCKRDNKEIRTYNCRVAEYSYGSQKKSSKKKKLSKNDIRLVPRDVEETDKMNVVSCSSLTSSLNYFDYHQQSLPLGCRRSESTFVNVDNQNSRNAAPNHGSYQQHSFASGQGPQQPDLIINGMPLPETDNYIDSSYVNSRAHLIKSTSTFKDLEGNSLKDSGHEESDQTDSEHDVQRGHYIDTAVNDVLNMTVPPNVCQLPDQGRRKDSSEGFHCQDECRILGHSDRCWMPRVPGPARGKSPEHGHPRNNVIALSIEATTVDVPHYEDCGTGTIKRTFATFGKDGPEDPERGELKGNKRTMMESQAYSPKANGGAVREAGNGREAASPITSPVHLKSPLAKAPSGYNTLKCRDAERIANHSMLRQPEGKDSEPAVREINTLLHDSVHLEKESPSSKRLKDIVL
- the LOC124010572 gene encoding protocadherin-19-like isoform X1, which translates into the protein MYAREMDFIQIIWIVILCWTGVDSVINLKYSINEEQKAGYIIGNVTKDAQTQGFAIAPRAPYLRVISNSEPRWVELSPAGLLLTHQKIDRDVACRQTAKCTVSLEVMSNSMEICVIKVEIVDLNDNAPRFPTNHIDIEISENASPGTRFPLEGASDPDSGIFGVQSYSITPNELFGLEIKTRGDGSKIAELVVQKSLDRETQSHYSYEISAEDGGDPPKIGAVQLNVKVIDSNDNNPVFDQPVYTVNVMENSPINTLVIDLNATDPDEGTNGEVVYSFNSYVTEKTRDVFKIDPRTGIITVNGPLDYEVTHIYEIDVQAKDLGPNSIPAHCKVTVNVMDANDNPPVISLLSVNTELIEVSENAPRGYVIALVRVSDKDAGANGKVQCRLQGNVPFRLQEYESFSTILVDGRLDREQRDTYNLTIQAEDSGTPPLRATKSFVVKVTDENDNPPHFLKPHYQEMVLENNLPGSCLLAVSAVDPDLGMNGTVSYTIVPSEIKHMDVNTYVSINPSGRIYSMRSFDHEYTRTFDFKVLARDQGNPSLSSNATVRIVVLDVNDNTPVMTTPSLVNGTAEVSIPRNAGVGYLVTQVKADDYDEGENGRLTYTISEGDRLFFEIDQVNGEVRSTKMFGEQVKSTYEITVVARDHGKPSLSASAYIVVYLSPDLNAQESIGPVNLSLIFIIALGSIAAILFVTMIFVAVKCKRDNKEIRTYNCSFFYLRRVAEYSYGSQKKSSKKKKLSKNDIRLVPRDVEETDKMNVVSCSSLTSSLNYFDYHQQSLPLGCRRSESTFVNVDNQNSRNAAPNHGSYQQHSFASGQGPQQPDLIINGMPLPETDNYIDSSYVNSRAHLIKSTSTFKDLEGNSLKDSGHEESDQTDSEHDVQRGHYIDTAVNDVLNMTVPPNVCQLPDQGRRKDSSEGFHCQDECRILGHSDRCWMPRVPGPARGKSPEHGHPRNNVIALSIEATTVDVPHYEDCGTGTIKRTFATFGKDGPEDPERGELKGNKRTMMESQAYSPKANGGAVREAGNGREAASPITSPVHLKSPLAKAPSGYNTLKCRDAERIANHSMLRQPEGKDSEPAVREINTLLHDSVHLEKESPSSKRLKDIVL
- the LOC124010572 gene encoding protocadherin-19-like isoform X7 is translated as MYAREMDFIQIIWIVILCWTGVDSVINLKYSINEEQKAGYIIGNVTKDAQTQGFAIAPRAPYLRVISNSEPRWVELSPAGLLLTHQKIDRDVACRQTAKCTVSLEVMSNSMEICVIKVEIVDLNDNAPRFPTNHIDIEISENASPGTRFPLEGASDPDSGIFGVQSYSITPNELFGLEIKTRGDGSKIAELVVQKSLDRETQSHYSYEISAEDGGDPPKIGAVQLNVKVIDSNDNNPVFDQPVYTVNVMENSPINTLVIDLNATDPDEGTNGEVVYSFNSYVTEKTRDVFKIDPRTGIITVNGPLDYEVTHIYEIDVQAKDLGPNSIPAHCKVTVNVMDANDNPPVISLLSVNTELIEVSENAPRGYVIALVRVSDKDAGANGKVQCRLQGNVPFRLQEYESFSTILVDGRLDREQRDTYNLTIQAEDSGTPPLRATKSFVVKVTDENDNPPHFLKPHYQEMVLENNLPGSCLLAVSAVDPDLGMNGTVSYTIVPSEIKHMDVNTYVSINPSGRIYSMRSFDHEYTRTFDFKVLARDQGNPSLSSNATVRIVVLDVNDNTPVMTTPSLVNGTAEVSIPRNAGVGYLVTQVKADDYDEGENGRLTYTISEGDRLFFEIDQVNGEVRSTKMFGEQVKSTYEITVVARDHGKPSLSASAYIVVYLSPDLNAQESIGPVNLSLIFIIALGSIAAILFVTMIFVAVKCKRDNKEIRTYNCRVAEYSYGSQKKSSKKKKLSKNDIRLVPRDVEETDKMNVTDNYIDSSYVNSRAHLIKSTSTFKDLEGNSLKDSGHEESDQTDSEHDVQRGHYIDTAVNDVLNMTVPPNVCQLPDQDSSEGFHCQDECRILGHSDRCWMPRVPGPARGKSPEHGHPRNNVIALSIEATTVDVPHYEDCGTGTIKRTFATFGKDGPEDPERGELKGNKRTMMESQAYSPKANGGAVREAGNGREAASPITSPVHLKSPLAKAPSGYNTLKCRDAERIANHSMLRQPEGKDSEPAVREINTLLHDSVHLEKESPSSKRLKDIVL